One Clarias gariepinus isolate MV-2021 ecotype Netherlands chromosome 18, CGAR_prim_01v2, whole genome shotgun sequence genomic window carries:
- the LOC128506357 gene encoding macrophage mannose receptor 1-like, producing MKNVTGMRSKWVLVILFFSACGTEVYIPHRYHFVNENKTWSEAQTYCRQKYTDLASINNMEEMMKLNNTLKMETVNQAWIGLQRGDTGRWQWSLADQTYYRDGDTYRNWSSGQPDNHEQKEYCVEMTDDGKWNDNSCDTTRHFVCYEDKLVLINQNLTWREALRYCRNNHYDLVSVLTQEMQLWVKEVARNASTDHVWLGLRHTCALGLWYWVTGETICFQDWAPGNGNGFEDCRDEERTGAVQTRGEQQWISLPQSNKLNFICSKYEG from the exons ATGAAGAACGTTACAG GAATGAGGAGTAAATGGGTTTTGGTTATTCTGTTTTTCTCAG CATGTGGTACAGAAGTATATATTCCTCATCGCTATCACTTTGTGAATGAGAATAAAACCTGGAGTGAAGCTCAGACTTACTGCAGACAGAAATACACTGATCTCGCCTCCATCAACAACATGGAAGAGATGATGAAGCTGAATAACACACTGAAGATGGAAACTGTAAACCAAGCTTGGATCGGTCTACAGAGAGGAGACACTGGGAGATGGCAGTGGTCTCTGGCAGACCAAACTTACTACAGAGATGGAGACACTTACAGAAACTGGAGTAGTGGTCAACCAGACAACCACGAGCAAAAGGAGTACTGTGTTGAGATGACTGATGACGGGAAATGGAATGATAATAGTTGTGATACCACCCGACATTTCGTATGTTATGAAG ATAAACTTGTATTGATTAATCAGAATCTGACCTGGAGAGAAGCTCTGAGATACTGCAGGAACAATCATTATGACCTGGTCTCAGTGCTCACTCAGGAGATGCAGCTCTGGGTGAAGGAAGTGGCTCGAAACGCCTCCACTGATCACGTGTGGCTCGGCCTGCGTCACACCTGCGCTCTGGGCTTATGGTACTGGGTGACTGGAGAGACGATCTGCTTCCAGGACTGGGCTCCCGGGAACGGGAACGGGTTTGAAGACTGCAGGGATGAGGAGAGAACCGGAGCAGTTCAGACTAGAGGAGAGCAGCAGTGGATCAGCCTGCCTCAGAGCAACAAACTCAACTTCATCTGCTCCAAATATGAAGgttag
- the LOC128506356 gene encoding C-type mannose receptor 2-like: protein MSHKWVLVFLFSSACGTEVYIPHRYHFVNENKTWSEAQTYCRQKYTDLASINNMEEMMKLNNTLKMETVNQAWIGLQRGDTGRWQWSLADQTFYRDGDTYRHWSSGQPDNQGNDEYCVEMKKDGSWHDDKCNKPQNFVCYQATNSRYTLINQTKTWREAQTYCRKNHSDLVSVRNQTENENIKNVRENSLDEYVWIGLFNDSWKWSDQSNSSFRYWSSNKPSGVLNCAAVNVSDQLYWSDVDCTENLPFICHENKFVLINQNLTWKEALRYCRNDHYDLVSVLTQEMQLWVKEVARNASTEHVWLGLRHTCTLGFWYWVTGETICYQDWAPGNGNGFEICTNEERTGAVQSRGEQQWISLPQSNTLNFICSNYEG, encoded by the exons ATGAGTCATAAATGGGTTTTGGTTTTCCTGTTCTCCTCAG CATGTGGTACAGAAGTATATATTCCTCATCGCTATCACTTTGTGAATGAGAATAAAACCTGGAGTGAAGCTCAGACTTACTGCAGACAGAAATACACTGATCTCGCCTCCATCAACAACATGGAAGAGATGATGAAGCTGAATAACACACTGAAGATGGAAACTGTAAACCAAGCTTGGATCGGTCTACAGAGAGGAGACACTGGGAGATGGCAGTGGTCTCTGGCAGACCAAACTTTCTACAGAGATGGAGACACTTACAGACACTGGAGTAGTGGTCAACCAGACAACCAAGGGAACGATGAGTACTGTGTTGAGATGAAGAAGGATGGGTCATGGCATGATGACAAGTGTAACAAACCACAAAATTTTGTGTGTTATCAAG CAACCAATAGTAGATACACATTGATTAATCAGACGAAGACCTGGCGTGAAGCTCAGACCTACTGCAGAAAGAACCACAGCGACCTGGTCAGTGTGAGGAACCAAACTGAGAACGAGAACATCAAGAATGTAAGAGAGAATTCCCTTGATGAATATGTTTGGATTGGTCTGTTTAATGACTCCTGGAAGTGGTCAGATCAGAGTAATTCCTCATTCAGATACTGGAGCTCTAACAAACCCAGTGGAGTTTTGAACTGTGCTGCAGTCAACGTGTCTGATCAACTCTACTGGAGTGACGTGGACTGTACAGAAAACCTCCCGTTCATCTGCCATGAGA ATAAATTTGTATTGATTAATCAGAATCTGACCTGGAAAGAAGCTCTGAGATACTGCAGGAACGATCATTATGACCTGGTCTCAGTGCTCACTCAGGAGATGCAGCTCTGGGTGAAGGAAGTGGCTCGAAACGCCTCCACTGAACACGTGTGGCTCGGCCTGCGTCACACCTGCACTCTGGGCTTCTGGTACTGGGTGACTGGAGAGACGATCTGCTACCAGGACTGGGCCCCGGGGAACGGGAACGGGTTCGAAATCTGTACAAATGAGGAGAGAACCGGAGCAGTTCAGTCTAGAGGAGAGCAGCAGTGGATCAGCCTGCCTCAGAGCAACACACTCAACTTCATCTGCTCTAACTATGAAGgttag